The Lichenihabitans psoromatis genome contains a region encoding:
- the galE gene encoding UDP-glucose 4-epimerase GalE — translation MTVLVTGGAGYIGSHMVLDLIDSGETVVVVDNLSTGFRDAVPNGVVFAEGDFGDEAVVTSVIERYDVNAIAHFAAKIVVPDSVSDPLGYYLNNTAKARSLIAVAVATGVKHFIFSSTAAVYGNVGSEAVSEETPLAPVSPYGRSKLMVEWMLADTAAAHDLRYVVLRYFNVAGADPQGRAGQSMRDATHLIKVAVQAALGRRKGLQIYGTDYETPDGTCLRDYIQVSDLVGAHMDALRYLRAGGDNLTCNCGYAKGFSVSEVIEVVKRVSGVDFPVTRVGRRAGDPAAIVARNDRVRETLGWVPRYDDLGTIVEQALAWERRLHNREV, via the coding sequence ATGACGGTTCTTGTGACGGGCGGAGCAGGCTACATCGGTAGTCACATGGTGCTCGACCTGATCGACTCGGGCGAGACCGTCGTGGTGGTCGACAATCTATCCACGGGGTTTCGGGACGCGGTTCCAAACGGGGTCGTGTTCGCCGAGGGTGATTTCGGCGACGAGGCGGTTGTGACAAGTGTGATCGAGCGTTACGACGTCAACGCCATCGCGCATTTCGCCGCCAAGATCGTCGTCCCGGATTCGGTGTCCGATCCGCTTGGATATTATCTCAACAACACCGCCAAGGCGCGGAGCCTCATTGCCGTGGCGGTCGCGACCGGCGTCAAACACTTCATCTTTTCGTCGACCGCGGCGGTCTATGGAAATGTCGGCAGCGAGGCCGTGTCTGAAGAGACGCCGCTCGCACCTGTTTCGCCCTATGGCCGGTCGAAGTTGATGGTCGAGTGGATGCTCGCCGATACGGCCGCGGCCCATGATCTCCGCTACGTGGTGCTGCGCTATTTCAATGTGGCTGGGGCGGATCCGCAGGGCCGGGCCGGTCAATCGATGCGGGATGCGACCCACCTGATCAAGGTCGCGGTGCAGGCGGCGCTCGGGCGGCGCAAGGGCCTGCAGATCTATGGGACCGATTATGAGACGCCCGACGGCACCTGCCTTCGCGACTATATCCAGGTCAGCGACCTCGTCGGCGCTCACATGGATGCGCTGCGCTACCTTCGCGCGGGCGGCGATAATCTCACCTGCAACTGCGGCTACGCGAAGGGCTTCTCGGTCAGCGAGGTGATCGAGGTGGTGAAACGCGTGTCCGGCGTCGATTTCCCCGTCACGCGGGTCGGGCGACGAGCGGGCGATCCGGCCGCTATCGTGGCCCGCAACGATCGTGTCCGCGAGACATTAGGCTGGGTTCCGCGCTACGACGATCTTGGCACGATCGTCGAGCAGGCGCTGGCCTGGGAGCGCCGACTGCATAATCGCGAGGTCTGA
- the galU gene encoding UTP--glucose-1-phosphate uridylyltransferase GalU gives MKRIRKAVFPVAGLGTRFLPATKSVPKEMMTVVDRPVLQHVVDEAREAGIEHFIFVTGRNKAVIEDHFDMAYELESTLQARGKMKEYEALMADLPPAGTTSFTRQQAPLGLGHAVWCAREIIGDEPFAVLLPDMITMQGGRGSRCLAQCIETYNQHGGNVIAVEEVPMEETHQYGVVSIGKDDGHNFEITGMVEKPAKGTAPSTSIISGRYILDPSIFAALKDAEKGAGGEIQLTDAMIKLAKNQAFHGVRFDGKTYDTGSKLGFLAANIAFAMARPELAEGLRAELKKIVGTL, from the coding sequence ATGAAGCGCATTCGCAAAGCGGTTTTCCCCGTCGCCGGTCTTGGTACACGGTTCCTGCCCGCGACCAAATCGGTTCCGAAGGAAATGATGACGGTTGTGGACCGCCCCGTTCTGCAACATGTGGTCGACGAAGCCAGGGAAGCGGGGATCGAGCATTTCATCTTCGTGACCGGCCGCAACAAGGCCGTCATCGAAGATCATTTCGACATGGCCTACGAGCTTGAATCAACGCTTCAGGCGCGCGGCAAGATGAAGGAATACGAGGCCTTGATGGCCGACCTGCCCCCGGCCGGCACGACGAGCTTCACGCGCCAGCAAGCCCCGCTTGGCCTCGGCCATGCCGTGTGGTGCGCGCGTGAAATCATTGGTGACGAGCCCTTCGCGGTGTTATTGCCCGACATGATCACCATGCAGGGTGGCCGCGGCAGCCGCTGCCTCGCCCAATGTATCGAGACTTACAACCAGCATGGCGGCAACGTCATCGCGGTCGAGGAAGTCCCGATGGAGGAGACGCATCAATATGGCGTCGTTTCGATCGGCAAGGATGACGGCCATAATTTCGAGATCACCGGCATGGTCGAGAAGCCGGCAAAAGGCACCGCCCCGTCGACCTCGATTATATCGGGCCGGTACATCTTGGACCCTTCGATCTTCGCAGCGTTGAAGGATGCCGAGAAGGGCGCGGGCGGCGAGATCCAGCTGACCGACGCGATGATCAAGCTCGCCAAGAATCAGGCGTTTCATGGCGTTCGCTTCGATGGCAAAACCTATGATACGGGCTCGAAGCTTGGCTTCCTGGCCGCCAACATCGCTTTTGCCATGGCACGCCCCGAACTGGCCGAAGGCCTCAGGGCGGAGCTGAAGAAGATCGTCGGTACGCTGTAA
- a CDS encoding Trm112 family protein, with product MGETMRPARRPGEATVDPRLLEILVCPITKTTLAYDASRQELVSRAAKLAFPIRDGIPIMLPDEARLLTD from the coding sequence ATGGGCGAAACAATGCGACCGGCACGGCGGCCCGGAGAAGCAACGGTCGATCCGAGACTGCTCGAGATTCTGGTTTGCCCCATTACCAAGACGACACTGGCTTACGATGCCTCTCGGCAGGAGCTTGTATCCCGAGCTGCGAAATTGGCATTCCCGATCCGCGACGGCATCCCAATCATGCTGCCCGACGAAGCCCGTCTGCTCACCGATTGA
- a CDS encoding RNA-binding S4 domain-containing protein yields MSADRSSPTEPLVERQRVDKWLWFARVAKSRSLAAKLVIEGHVRINTVRIDNAAKAVRAGDVLTIALDRNVRVLRINAPGLRRGPYEEARLLYDDLSAQPAPPDDDA; encoded by the coding sequence GTGAGCGCCGACCGCTCATCGCCCACCGAGCCACTTGTCGAACGCCAGCGTGTCGACAAGTGGCTTTGGTTCGCCCGTGTTGCGAAATCTCGGTCGCTTGCCGCAAAACTCGTCATCGAGGGTCATGTCCGGATCAATACGGTCCGGATCGACAATGCCGCGAAAGCAGTCCGCGCTGGAGATGTCCTGACGATCGCACTTGATCGGAACGTGCGCGTGCTGCGGATCAACGCGCCTGGCTTGCGTCGAGGCCCCTATGAGGAGGCGCGGTTGCTCTACGACGATCTATCGGCCCAACCCGCCCCACCGGACGACGACGCGTGA
- a CDS encoding LON peptidase substrate-binding domain-containing protein has protein sequence MNKPYASADALPTVIPVFPLPGALLLPRGQMPLNIFEPRYLSMIDDAFKSHRVIGMVQPDAERILDKHGLYATGCAGRITSFSETGDGRYLVTLTGIARYTIIEEMTVMTPYRQCRVDFSGFMQDFDSAAGEGDVDREGLLRTLRNFADAHGLSVDWSGIDDAPNDALVNALSMMSPFGPREKQALLEASDLKTRADVLIAIAEIELARDAGETRSLQ, from the coding sequence ATGAACAAGCCCTACGCGTCTGCCGACGCGCTCCCAACCGTGATCCCGGTTTTTCCGCTCCCCGGCGCGTTGCTGCTGCCGCGCGGCCAGATGCCCCTCAACATCTTCGAGCCGCGCTATCTTTCGATGATCGACGACGCGTTCAAGTCGCATCGCGTCATCGGTATGGTTCAGCCTGATGCGGAACGCATCCTCGATAAGCACGGTCTCTACGCGACCGGATGTGCTGGACGGATCACGTCGTTTTCGGAGACCGGCGACGGTCGTTACCTCGTGACGCTCACCGGCATCGCACGCTACACCATCATCGAGGAAATGACCGTCATGACGCCGTATCGGCAGTGCAGGGTCGATTTCAGCGGCTTCATGCAGGATTTTGACTCGGCCGCGGGTGAGGGCGATGTCGATCGCGAAGGGCTGTTGCGAACGCTGCGGAATTTTGCCGACGCGCACGGCCTGTCTGTCGATTGGTCCGGGATCGACGATGCGCCCAACGACGCGCTGGTCAATGCCTTGTCGATGATGAGCCCGTTCGGCCCGCGCGAGAAGCAGGCACTCCTGGAAGCATCCGATCTCAAGACGCGCGCCGATGTGCTGATCGCAATTGCCGAAATCGAACTCGCCCGTGATGCGGGCGAGACGCGTTCACTGCAGTAG
- the fdxA gene encoding ferredoxin FdxA → MTYVVVENCIKCKYMDCVEVCPVDCFYEGENMLVIHPDECIDCGVCEPECPAEAIKPDTEPGLEKWLGLNAEYAKAWPNISVKRESPADAKDFDGKPGKLEAYFSANPGEGD, encoded by the coding sequence ATGACTTATGTGGTCGTCGAAAACTGCATCAAATGCAAATATATGGATTGCGTCGAAGTCTGTCCCGTGGACTGCTTCTACGAAGGCGAGAACATGCTCGTCATTCATCCGGATGAGTGCATCGATTGCGGTGTCTGCGAACCTGAATGCCCGGCCGAAGCCATCAAGCCGGATACTGAGCCGGGCCTTGAGAAGTGGCTTGGCCTGAACGCCGAATATGCAAAGGCTTGGCCGAACATTTCGGTGAAGCGGGAAAGCCCGGCCGATGCCAAGGATTTCGATGGCAAGCCCGGCAAGCTCGAGGCTTATTTCTCCGCTAACCCCGGCGAGGGCGACTGA
- the trxA gene encoding thioredoxin: MSFESNFGSGIPVPSAASTTVKDVTSATFRQDVVAESTRQPVLVDFWAPWCGPCKQLGPIIEKVVANAGGKVKLVKMNIDDHPEIAGQLGIQSIPAVIAFSKGQPVDGFVGALPESQIKGFIERLVGPVGDPTQEALDEAAAAVAEGDVETAAAIYSEILSIDETNAPALAGLAKLHLDAGALDQAKAVLSMAVGSAAQHPSVVAVRAAIDLAEQSASLGDFSDLERQVAADPDDHQARFDLALAFNAKNKRDEAADCLLEIIKRDRSWNEDGARKQLLQFFEAWGVTDKAAVQARRRLSGLLFR; encoded by the coding sequence ATGTCGTTCGAGAGCAATTTTGGGTCGGGCATTCCCGTGCCGTCGGCGGCGTCGACGACCGTCAAAGATGTGACGAGTGCAACCTTTCGGCAGGATGTCGTTGCCGAATCGACCCGTCAACCGGTTCTGGTCGATTTCTGGGCCCCCTGGTGCGGGCCCTGTAAGCAACTCGGGCCTATCATCGAAAAGGTGGTGGCCAATGCGGGCGGCAAGGTGAAGCTCGTCAAGATGAACATCGACGATCACCCCGAGATCGCGGGACAACTCGGGATTCAATCGATCCCGGCCGTAATCGCGTTCAGCAAAGGCCAGCCGGTCGATGGGTTCGTCGGTGCCTTGCCGGAAAGTCAGATCAAAGGGTTCATCGAACGGCTTGTCGGACCCGTCGGTGATCCGACCCAGGAGGCGCTTGACGAGGCCGCGGCTGCAGTGGCCGAGGGGGATGTCGAGACGGCGGCGGCGATCTACTCCGAAATCCTGTCCATCGATGAGACGAATGCACCAGCTTTGGCCGGTCTGGCAAAGCTGCATCTCGATGCGGGTGCTCTCGATCAGGCAAAAGCCGTTCTCAGCATGGCGGTCGGGAGCGCGGCGCAACATCCGAGTGTTGTCGCTGTCAGGGCCGCCATCGACCTCGCGGAGCAAAGTGCGTCGCTTGGTGATTTCAGCGATCTCGAGCGGCAAGTCGCGGCCGATCCGGACGATCACCAAGCCCGCTTCGACCTCGCCTTGGCGTTCAACGCCAAGAACAAACGGGACGAAGCGGCGGATTGCCTCCTTGAAATCATCAAGCGCGACCGCAGTTGGAACGAGGATGGGGCGAGAAAGCAGCTCTTGCAGTTTTTCGAGGCTTGGGGCGTGACCGATAAGGCTGCGGTTCAAGCACGTCGTCGATTGTCCGGTCTGCTTTTTCGTTGA